The proteins below are encoded in one region of Knoellia sp. S7-12:
- a CDS encoding ankyrin repeat domain-containing protein yields MPHRFRAAAAATIVVVAAAACTAEPSTDRPVSSSSPGRTVNASPDPSTDTDATTGADRAALDRQLRDAAWPGDAALAARLIERGADVNGKDETQQSAYLIATSEGHLELLRLTLRHGAKVDDKDSWNGTGLIRAAERGHALVVGELLQAGIDRDHVNRIGYQAIHEAVWLGEDTADYVDTVRVLVAGGVQLDRPSGTEGLTPIEMARERGYGRLASVLARADEPTRTSGLRPDDALLRAAASGDADSAALALRAGADIEARDGQDRTALLLAATHDHVDLARLLVAMGASADALDDRHDTPWLVTGVTGSVAMLEALLPAKPDLTIRNRYGGVSVIPASERGHVDYVRRVVRTGINVDHVNDLGWTALLEAVLLGDGGPRHQEIVRILLEAGADPTLADRDGATALEHAREKGQTEVVKILKAAG; encoded by the coding sequence ATGCCGCATCGCTTCCGTGCCGCCGCGGCTGCCACGATCGTCGTGGTGGCCGCGGCAGCCTGCACGGCAGAGCCGTCGACCGACCGCCCAGTCAGCTCATCAAGCCCCGGGAGAACCGTGAACGCCTCGCCCGACCCTTCGACCGACACCGACGCCACGACCGGCGCCGACAGGGCGGCCCTGGACCGGCAGCTGCGGGACGCGGCGTGGCCCGGTGACGCCGCCCTTGCGGCCCGGCTCATCGAGCGGGGAGCCGACGTCAACGGCAAGGACGAGACGCAGCAGTCGGCCTACCTCATCGCGACGAGCGAAGGCCATCTCGAGCTCCTGCGTCTGACCCTGCGGCATGGCGCGAAGGTCGACGACAAGGACAGCTGGAACGGCACGGGTCTCATCCGTGCCGCCGAGCGCGGACACGCCCTCGTCGTCGGCGAGCTCCTGCAGGCCGGCATCGACCGTGACCACGTCAACCGCATCGGCTACCAGGCGATCCACGAGGCGGTGTGGCTCGGTGAGGACACCGCGGACTACGTCGACACTGTGCGCGTCCTCGTGGCCGGCGGGGTGCAGCTGGATCGGCCTTCTGGGACGGAAGGGCTGACGCCGATCGAGATGGCGCGCGAGCGCGGCTACGGGCGGCTCGCGAGCGTGTTGGCTCGAGCGGACGAGCCGACGAGGACTTCGGGCCTCCGCCCGGACGACGCGCTCCTGCGTGCGGCCGCGTCCGGGGACGCCGACTCCGCTGCGCTGGCGCTGCGTGCCGGTGCGGACATCGAGGCACGCGACGGCCAGGACCGCACGGCGCTGCTCCTCGCGGCGACCCACGACCACGTCGACCTCGCGCGGTTGCTCGTCGCGATGGGTGCGTCCGCGGACGCCTTGGATGACCGCCATGACACTCCCTGGCTCGTCACCGGGGTGACCGGCAGCGTGGCGATGCTCGAGGCTCTGCTCCCGGCCAAGCCCGACCTGACGATCCGCAACCGCTACGGCGGGGTGTCGGTGATCCCGGCGAGCGAGCGCGGGCACGTCGACTACGTGCGCCGGGTCGTCCGGACCGGCATCAACGTGGACCACGTCAACGACCTCGGCTGGACCGCACTGCTCGAGGCGGTGCTGCTCGGCGATGGTGGGCCTCGCCACCAGGAGATCGTGCGGATCCTGCTCGAGGCGGGCGCCGATCCGACGCTCGCGGACCGGGACGGCGCCACCGCGCTCGAGCATGCGCGAGAGAAGGGGCAGACCGAGGTCGTCAAGATCCTCAAGGCGGCTGGCTGA
- a CDS encoding gluconolaconase yields the protein MTFRPTRSMAALLAAAALPAVLATTAAPATASVGMSVATSESGRPSTYTLTGDAGGSKFEGIGVDPRRGTFYVSEVTGGEIHRGVAGSAATEQWLAGDGTDGRRTARGITTDDAGRVYVVGGPNGIDAATGLDNGRPDVWVYSPEGQLLAALRLPGDNGFANDVAIGPDGAAYVTNSNAPQVFRVAREGGAWQAELWSDASGIIEQRQGFNLGGIVLTADRSAVVVAQGTTGQLWRFATADGSVTPVATGGADLTNADGLVREGSRLLVVRNFSRMLATLRLAADGRSATLLTQEATDPSRVLTTAKVLRGRVLFVDSKFDETVAAPPYEIVTDPFAG from the coding sequence ATGACCTTCCGTCCCACCCGTTCGATGGCGGCGCTGCTCGCCGCTGCCGCCCTGCCCGCTGTGCTCGCCACCACCGCAGCCCCGGCCACCGCGTCTGTGGGCATGTCTGTGGCCACGTCCGAGTCCGGTCGCCCGTCGACCTACACCCTCACCGGTGACGCCGGCGGCTCGAAGTTCGAGGGCATCGGCGTCGACCCGAGACGGGGCACCTTCTATGTCAGCGAGGTCACCGGCGGCGAGATCCATCGGGGCGTGGCCGGATCCGCGGCGACTGAGCAGTGGCTCGCGGGTGACGGCACCGACGGGCGCCGGACAGCGCGCGGCATCACCACCGACGACGCGGGTCGTGTCTATGTGGTTGGCGGTCCCAACGGCATCGACGCAGCGACCGGGCTGGACAACGGCCGGCCCGACGTGTGGGTCTACTCGCCCGAGGGCCAGCTCCTCGCCGCCCTGCGCCTGCCCGGAGACAACGGCTTTGCCAACGACGTCGCCATCGGACCGGACGGCGCGGCATACGTCACGAACTCCAATGCGCCGCAGGTGTTCCGGGTCGCCCGCGAGGGTGGCGCGTGGCAGGCGGAGCTGTGGTCGGACGCGAGTGGCATCATCGAGCAGCGCCAGGGCTTCAACCTCGGCGGCATCGTCCTCACTGCGGATCGCAGCGCCGTCGTGGTCGCCCAGGGGACGACCGGCCAGTTGTGGCGATTCGCCACTGCTGACGGGTCGGTGACGCCGGTGGCCACGGGTGGGGCCGACCTGACGAACGCCGACGGTCTCGTCCGAGAAGGCTCGCGCCTGCTCGTCGTGCGCAACTTCTCGCGGATGCTCGCAACCCTGCGCCTGGCTGCGGATGGGCGAAGCGCCACCCTTCTCACGCAGGAGGCGACCGATCCGTCCCGCGTCCTCACCACCGCGAAGGTGTTGCGCGGGCGCGTCCTCTTCGTCGACAGCAAGTTCGACGAGACCGTCGCCGCACCGCCCTACGAGATCGTCACCGATCCGTTCGCGGGATGA
- a CDS encoding sensor histidine kinase: protein MDAVAFGRTPQEPAARGVLAPVVRLERWLDAALVLLLVACAVRYVSRHGLHVEGWGVVAGAALLGLLALARPADPATWVPTARVVVLVIVWGALTLVAPSFAWVAVAVAFAVLRSLSFPYAATVVALMAVLVSVAWLRITDGFDPALVAGPVAMAGLTVVAFRTLDRVAAGRQRLLDELSAAQTDLVAAQRTAGALAERTRISREIHDSVGQGLSSINLFLQAAEQEWVRQPEAARQHVRSAAVAARDGLDEVRQVVRDLAPVGLDGGAPEDLHEAVRRVVIQGAHTLIGEVRVHGPAAPLSPEVASAVVRTARGAVANAVEHSEGTRVVVSLTYEHDELRLDIRDDGRGFDPEHLRTHDGRGTGLAGIRRRAEGLGGRATIESAPGEGTTVSVAFPTGGGEGAQ from the coding sequence ATGGATGCGGTTGCCTTCGGGCGGACACCACAGGAACCCGCGGCGCGGGGCGTCCTCGCGCCGGTGGTGCGGCTCGAGCGGTGGCTGGACGCGGCCCTCGTCCTGCTCCTCGTCGCCTGCGCGGTCCGCTATGTCTCTCGGCACGGGCTCCACGTCGAGGGCTGGGGTGTCGTCGCCGGCGCGGCGCTCCTCGGCCTCCTCGCGCTCGCGAGACCCGCTGACCCCGCCACGTGGGTTCCCACCGCCAGGGTCGTCGTCCTCGTCATCGTGTGGGGTGCCCTCACGCTCGTCGCGCCGTCGTTCGCGTGGGTGGCGGTCGCCGTCGCCTTCGCAGTGCTGCGCAGCCTGTCCTTCCCGTATGCCGCAACGGTCGTCGCGCTCATGGCTGTCCTCGTGAGCGTGGCCTGGCTGCGGATCACCGATGGTTTCGACCCCGCCCTCGTGGCCGGGCCCGTGGCGATGGCCGGGCTGACCGTGGTCGCGTTCCGCACCCTCGACCGGGTGGCGGCTGGGCGCCAGCGCCTCCTCGACGAGCTCTCGGCGGCGCAGACCGACCTCGTCGCCGCGCAACGCACCGCCGGTGCACTCGCCGAGCGGACCCGGATCTCGCGTGAGATCCACGACTCCGTCGGCCAAGGGCTGTCGAGCATCAACCTGTTCCTCCAGGCCGCAGAGCAGGAGTGGGTCCGGCAGCCGGAGGCGGCGCGACAGCACGTGCGCAGCGCGGCCGTCGCAGCTCGTGACGGGCTCGACGAGGTGCGGCAGGTCGTGCGCGACCTCGCCCCCGTCGGGCTCGACGGCGGGGCGCCCGAGGACCTCCACGAGGCGGTGCGACGCGTGGTCATCCAGGGAGCCCACACGCTGATCGGGGAGGTGCGGGTGCATGGCCCGGCGGCGCCCCTGTCTCCGGAGGTCGCGTCCGCCGTCGTCCGCACCGCCCGGGGCGCTGTGGCCAACGCCGTCGAGCACTCGGAGGGGACGCGCGTGGTCGTGTCGCTCACCTACGAGCACGACGAGCTGAGGCTCGACATCCGCGACGACGGGCGCGGTTTCGACCCCGAGCACCTGCGAACGCACGACGGTCGCGGGACCGGACTGGCCGGCATACGCCGTCGTGCCGAAGGCCTCGGTGGTCGGGCGACCATCGAGAGCGCGCCGGGGGAGGGGACGACCGTCTCGGTCGCCTTCCCCACGGGTGGCGGGGAGGGTGCGCAGTGA
- a CDS encoding response regulator transcription factor — protein MTVRIVLVDDHPVVRAGLRALLDGQDDFTVVGEAGDAATAAVVVRTQRPDVVLMDLNLGQGEGGARVTAALRAQPDPPEVLVLTTYDTDADVLRALEAGARGYLLKDAPPADLFAGIRATARGETVLAPTVAATVVRRAAPGGRDAVTEREVEVLELLSRGLGNKEMARELFVSEATVKSHLSHIYAKLAVDTRAGAVAAAIERRIIRT, from the coding sequence GTGACCGTGCGCATCGTCCTCGTCGACGACCACCCGGTGGTCCGGGCCGGCCTGCGGGCCCTGCTCGACGGCCAGGACGACTTCACCGTCGTCGGGGAGGCCGGCGACGCGGCCACCGCGGCGGTGGTCGTCCGGACCCAGCGACCCGACGTCGTCCTCATGGACCTCAACCTCGGGCAGGGTGAGGGCGGGGCCCGGGTGACGGCGGCACTGCGCGCGCAGCCGGACCCGCCGGAAGTGCTCGTGCTGACGACCTATGACACCGATGCCGACGTGCTGCGGGCACTGGAGGCGGGCGCGAGGGGCTACTTGCTCAAGGACGCACCCCCGGCTGACCTGTTCGCCGGCATCCGTGCCACGGCGAGGGGTGAGACCGTGCTGGCCCCGACGGTGGCGGCCACGGTGGTCCGGCGCGCCGCGCCAGGAGGGCGCGACGCCGTCACGGAGCGCGAGGTGGAGGTCCTCGAGCTGCTCTCGCGAGGCCTGGGCAACAAGGAGATGGCGCGAGAGCTGTTCGTCTCCGAGGCCACCGTGAAGAGCCACCTGTCGCACATCTACGCCAAGCTGGCGGTGGACACGCGCGCCGGGGCGGTCGCCGCCGCCATCGAGCGGCGGATCATCCGCACCTGA
- a CDS encoding ASCH domain-containing protein, with protein sequence MSDDRSRPDDLATAEPDEAEEQVRTFWDLARLHAHISAVPTYFGPTPLDSVPPPTWAFGASAEQADKLLGLVLDGTKTATASALWDYEAEGEQLPEQGALSIVLDGSGRPRALLETSEVAVVPFDEVDEEHARLEGEGDLSLAHWRAVHEQFFTAEATHEHGFRSDMPVVCERFRVLYSD encoded by the coding sequence ATGAGCGACGACAGATCCCGACCGGACGACCTGGCAACCGCGGAGCCCGACGAGGCGGAGGAGCAGGTGCGCACCTTCTGGGACCTCGCCCGCCTGCATGCCCACATCAGTGCGGTGCCGACCTACTTCGGGCCGACGCCGCTCGACTCGGTCCCACCGCCGACGTGGGCCTTCGGCGCCTCCGCCGAGCAGGCAGACAAGCTGCTGGGCCTGGTGCTCGACGGCACGAAGACCGCCACCGCCAGCGCCCTCTGGGACTACGAGGCCGAGGGTGAGCAGCTCCCGGAGCAGGGCGCCCTCAGCATCGTGCTCGACGGCTCCGGCCGGCCGCGGGCCCTGCTCGAGACCAGCGAGGTGGCCGTCGTGCCCTTCGACGAGGTCGACGAGGAGCACGCCCGTCTCGAGGGCGAGGGTGACCTGTCGCTGGCGCACTGGCGCGCCGTCCACGAGCAGTTCTTCACCGCGGAGGCCACCCACGAGCACGGTTTCAGGTCCGACATGCCCGTGGTGTGCGAGCGCTTCCGGGTCCTCTACTCCGACTGA
- a CDS encoding zinc-dependent alcohol dehydrogenase family protein, translating to MRAVAYERHGQIPTLRHLPEPDCPEDGVVIAVRATGVCRSDWHAWKGHDPVPLPQIPGHELAGTIAEVGDDVRNWRVGDRVTVPFVCGCGVCDYCRAGDAQVCPDQTQPGFTGPGSFAERVAIRAADINLVALPESIDFVTAASLGCRFATAFRAITAHGRLRPGDWLAVHGCGGVGLSAVMIGQALGARVVAVDISDAALDRAQELGAEHVVHAGQDADTAAMIREITQGGAHVSIDALGTPATAVASVSCLRRRGRHVQVGLLLGAASTPPLPMDRVIAQELEIYGSHGMAAHEYAAMLALVEDGTLRPDRLVGEVLALEEAGVALAAMDLPATSPGMTVISLPG from the coding sequence ATGAGAGCCGTCGCCTACGAGCGTCACGGACAGATCCCGACGCTACGCCACTTGCCCGAGCCCGACTGCCCCGAGGACGGCGTTGTGATCGCGGTCCGCGCCACCGGCGTCTGCCGGTCGGACTGGCACGCCTGGAAGGGCCACGACCCGGTGCCTCTGCCGCAGATCCCCGGACACGAGCTGGCCGGCACGATCGCCGAGGTCGGCGACGACGTCAGGAACTGGCGCGTGGGGGATCGAGTCACCGTCCCGTTCGTCTGCGGCTGCGGGGTGTGCGACTACTGCCGGGCGGGTGACGCACAGGTGTGTCCCGACCAGACGCAGCCGGGCTTCACCGGGCCCGGATCGTTCGCCGAGCGCGTGGCGATCCGCGCGGCCGACATCAACCTCGTGGCGCTGCCGGAGTCCATCGACTTCGTCACGGCAGCATCTCTCGGCTGCCGCTTCGCCACCGCATTCAGGGCGATCACGGCACACGGCCGGCTTCGCCCCGGCGACTGGCTGGCGGTCCATGGCTGCGGTGGGGTCGGGTTGTCAGCGGTGATGATCGGCCAGGCCCTGGGTGCCCGCGTCGTGGCGGTCGACATCTCCGACGCGGCACTGGACCGCGCCCAGGAACTCGGCGCCGAGCACGTCGTCCACGCCGGCCAGGACGCCGACACGGCCGCCATGATCCGCGAGATCACCCAGGGCGGTGCGCACGTCTCGATCGACGCGCTCGGCACCCCCGCAACCGCCGTCGCATCTGTGAGCTGCCTGCGACGCCGAGGTCGACACGTCCAGGTCGGCCTGCTGCTCGGCGCAGCCTCCACGCCCCCGTTGCCGATGGACCGCGTCATCGCGCAGGAGCTCGAGATCTACGGTTCCCACGGCATGGCCGCACACGAATACGCCGCGATGTTGGCCCTGGTCGAGGACGGCACGCTGCGTCCCGATCGCCTGGTCGGCGAGGTCCTTGCGTTGGAGGAAGCCGGCGTGGCGCTCGCGGCGATGGACCTCCCGGCGACGTCCCCGGGGATGACCGTGATCAGCCTCCCCGGGTGA
- the rpmG gene encoding 50S ribosomal protein L33, giving the protein MAKATDVRPKITLACTECKERNYITKKNRRNDPDRLELAKFCPRCKKHTEHRETR; this is encoded by the coding sequence ATGGCCAAGGCCACTGACGTCCGCCCCAAGATCACCCTGGCGTGCACGGAGTGCAAGGAGCGCAACTACATCACCAAGAAGAACCGTCGGAACGACCCCGACCGGCTCGAATTGGCGAAGTTCTGCCCGCGCTGCAAGAAGCACACCGAGCACCGCGAGACCCGCTGA
- a CDS encoding MaoC family dehydratase N-terminal domain-containing protein: MSESPTVNVAFEGRTYPPSGPYAVSAAQIAAFADAVGSDDPVHHDAEVARSAGYADVIASPTLAVAIAQHCDRAYIVDPEAGIDYNRVVHGEQRFVHHRPITAGDELHGETTVDSIRMAGGHAMITTRTELTAAGEPVCTSTSTIVVRGGEDK; the protein is encoded by the coding sequence ATGAGCGAGAGTCCCACCGTCAACGTCGCCTTCGAGGGGCGCACCTATCCTCCAAGCGGTCCGTATGCCGTGAGCGCAGCCCAGATCGCTGCCTTCGCCGATGCGGTGGGCTCGGATGACCCCGTGCACCATGACGCCGAGGTGGCCCGTTCCGCTGGCTACGCAGATGTCATCGCATCTCCGACGTTGGCCGTGGCCATCGCCCAGCATTGCGACCGCGCCTACATCGTCGATCCCGAGGCCGGCATCGACTACAACCGCGTCGTCCATGGGGAGCAGCGCTTCGTCCACCACCGCCCGATCACGGCCGGCGACGAGCTCCACGGTGAGACCACCGTGGATTCCATCCGGATGGCTGGTGGCCACGCGATGATCACGACCCGGACCGAGCTCACTGCGGCCGGCGAGCCCGTGTGCACGTCGACGTCGACGATCGTCGTCCGAGGAGGCGAGGACAAGTGA
- a CDS encoding MaoC/PaaZ C-terminal domain-containing protein, whose product MTVRTAAETQAGDVFGPVTVPVGRDTLVAYARASGDGNPIHQDEDFAKSVGLPDVIAHGMWTLGAAGSVVSQWAGEAGRVLEFGSRFTKPVVVPATGADIVIDGIVKAVDSETRRATLDVTVTCGGAKVLGRCTAVIQLD is encoded by the coding sequence GTGACTGTCCGCACAGCTGCAGAGACGCAAGCAGGTGACGTCTTCGGGCCCGTGACCGTGCCCGTCGGTCGCGACACCCTGGTCGCCTATGCCCGCGCCTCCGGTGACGGGAACCCCATCCACCAGGACGAAGACTTCGCGAAGTCCGTCGGACTGCCCGACGTCATTGCGCACGGCATGTGGACGCTGGGCGCAGCCGGCTCGGTCGTGTCGCAGTGGGCCGGAGAAGCGGGCCGCGTCCTCGAGTTCGGCTCGCGCTTCACCAAGCCGGTCGTCGTTCCCGCCACCGGAGCCGACATCGTCATCGACGGCATCGTCAAGGCGGTGGACTCCGAGACGCGTCGCGCGACCCTCGACGTGACCGTCACCTGCGGCGGCGCCAAGGTCCTCGGTCGGTGCACGGCCGTCATCCAGCTCGACTGA
- a CDS encoding UDP-N-acetylmuramate dehydrogenase, whose amino-acid sequence MQESHDAPLSEHTTMRVGGPAQRLVVVETIDELVDAVREVDDAQEPLLVLGGGSNLVIADGGFAGTVVKVATSGIEPESVDYCGGAMVRVAAGEVWDDLVSRAVAEGWSGIEALSGIPGSTGATPVQNVGAYGQEVSQTIARVRVWDRGTQEVRTMSASQCDFTYRHSLFKSSSNFVVLDVTFQFVVADLSQPIAYADLAAGLGVDIGARVPLGDAREAVLEQRRRRGMVLDAADHDTWSCGSFFTNPIMSADRFESLEERVRSELGAEAPAPPRFSDASGAVKTSAAWLIDKAGFGKGFGMPGPAALSTKHTLAVTNRGSATAADVATLARQVRDGVHDRFGVTLVNEPVFVGHDL is encoded by the coding sequence ATGCAGGAGTCCCACGACGCCCCGCTGTCCGAACACACGACGATGCGGGTGGGTGGCCCCGCGCAGCGACTCGTCGTCGTCGAGACCATCGACGAACTCGTCGACGCCGTCCGCGAGGTCGACGACGCGCAGGAGCCGTTGCTCGTCCTCGGTGGTGGGTCCAACCTCGTCATCGCCGATGGCGGCTTCGCCGGCACTGTCGTCAAGGTTGCGACCTCGGGCATCGAGCCCGAGTCGGTCGACTACTGCGGGGGTGCGATGGTGCGCGTCGCCGCCGGCGAGGTGTGGGACGACCTCGTCTCCCGAGCCGTCGCAGAAGGTTGGTCCGGCATCGAGGCGCTGAGCGGCATACCCGGTTCGACCGGAGCGACCCCGGTGCAGAACGTCGGCGCCTATGGGCAGGAGGTCTCCCAGACCATCGCCCGGGTTCGGGTCTGGGACCGCGGCACGCAGGAGGTGCGGACCATGAGCGCCTCGCAGTGCGACTTCACCTACCGGCACTCCCTCTTCAAGTCGAGCTCGAACTTCGTCGTGCTCGACGTGACGTTCCAGTTCGTCGTGGCTGACCTGTCGCAGCCGATCGCCTACGCCGATCTCGCCGCCGGGCTCGGCGTCGACATCGGTGCACGCGTGCCGCTCGGCGACGCCCGCGAGGCGGTGCTCGAGCAGCGTCGCCGCCGGGGCATGGTCCTCGACGCGGCCGACCACGACACGTGGAGCTGCGGCTCCTTCTTCACCAACCCGATCATGTCGGCGGACCGCTTCGAGTCCTTGGAGGAGCGGGTTCGCTCAGAGCTCGGTGCCGAGGCTCCGGCACCGCCGCGGTTCTCCGACGCGAGCGGCGCGGTCAAGACGAGCGCCGCCTGGCTCATCGACAAGGCCGGCTTCGGCAAGGGCTTCGGTATGCCGGGTCCGGCGGCCCTGTCGACGAAGCACACGCTCGCGGTCACCAACCGTGGATCGGCGACCGCGGCCGATGTCGCGACGCTCGCCCGTCAGGTGCGCGACGGGGTCCACGATCGATTCGGCGTCACGCTCGTCAACGAGCCCGTCTTCGTCGGTCACGACCTCTGA
- a CDS encoding secondary thiamine-phosphate synthase enzyme YjbQ, whose amino-acid sequence MKTITLQVRTGGEDVVLDLTDRCADIVRELGDGLLHVFVPHATAGIAIIETGAGSDDDLLAALADLLPADDRWRHRHGSPGHGRSHVMPGLIPPYASIPVEGGRLALGTWQSICLVDLNVDNHDRSVRLDFLTG is encoded by the coding sequence TTGAAGACCATCACCCTGCAAGTGCGGACCGGGGGAGAGGACGTGGTCCTCGACCTCACCGACCGATGCGCGGACATCGTGCGCGAGCTTGGTGACGGACTCCTGCACGTCTTCGTCCCGCACGCGACGGCGGGTATCGCCATCATCGAGACCGGGGCCGGCTCGGACGACGACCTGCTTGCGGCGCTCGCCGACCTGCTGCCGGCCGACGACAGGTGGCGCCACCGGCACGGAAGCCCGGGCCACGGTCGTTCGCACGTCATGCCGGGCCTCATCCCGCCCTACGCGAGCATCCCGGTCGAGGGAGGTCGCCTCGCCCTCGGCACGTGGCAGAGCATCTGCCTCGTCGACCTCAACGTCGACAACCACGACCGCAGTGTCCGGCTCGACTTCCTCACCGGCTAG
- a CDS encoding metallophosphoesterase gives MDDPGLPAPERGLRVLLLADTHVPVRARDLPAQVWEAVDAADVVIHAGDWMSPALLDGLEAKAARLVGVWGNNDGPELRRRLPEVARVELGGMAWGVVHETGARARREERMRAAYPDLDVLVFGHSHIPWDTEHAGLRLLNPGSPTDRRSQPHCTYLTCTVGGGAITELELHKLPPRTPRP, from the coding sequence ATGGATGACCCAGGTCTCCCGGCACCCGAACGCGGCCTGCGGGTGCTGCTGCTTGCCGACACCCACGTGCCCGTCCGTGCCCGCGACCTGCCGGCACAGGTGTGGGAGGCCGTCGACGCGGCCGACGTCGTCATTCACGCCGGCGACTGGATGAGCCCTGCCCTCCTCGACGGCCTCGAGGCCAAGGCGGCCCGACTTGTCGGGGTGTGGGGCAACAACGACGGCCCCGAGCTGCGTCGCCGGCTTCCCGAGGTGGCCCGGGTCGAGCTCGGTGGCATGGCGTGGGGCGTCGTCCACGAGACCGGCGCCAGGGCACGGCGCGAGGAACGCATGCGGGCGGCATACCCCGATCTCGATGTCCTTGTGTTCGGGCACAGCCACATCCCGTGGGACACCGAGCACGCGGGCCTGCGCCTGCTCAACCCCGGCTCCCCCACGGACCGGCGGAGCCAGCCGCACTGCACCTATCTCACCTGCACGGTGGGTGGCGGCGCCATCACCGAACTCGAGCTGCACAAGCTGCCGCCCCGCACACCTCGACCCTGA
- a CDS encoding 2-polyprenylphenol hydroxylase, with translation MTESRTEAEEHPDRWLVVNGRRWRRQDPELPAEVAEQLLSHLGRGRSGVRALKTAGEDPAPARRRVDLAKHGLGERGTPWWEQDGPQRRRRWEAALTDLDALDDLDG, from the coding sequence GTGACTGAGTCCCGGACCGAGGCCGAGGAGCACCCGGACCGCTGGCTCGTGGTCAACGGTCGTCGTTGGCGACGGCAGGACCCGGAGCTGCCGGCCGAGGTCGCGGAGCAGCTGTTGTCACACCTGGGCCGAGGTCGCTCGGGGGTGCGGGCCCTGAAGACGGCGGGCGAGGACCCGGCCCCGGCACGTCGGCGGGTGGACCTCGCCAAGCACGGACTCGGCGAGCGCGGCACGCCGTGGTGGGAGCAGGACGGACCGCAGCGCCGTCGCCGCTGGGAGGCAGCGTTGACCGACCTCGACGCACTGGACGACCTCGATGGATGA
- a CDS encoding adenosine deaminase has product MSTTPSTSGTPRDTATLPKAHLHLHFTGSMRIETVREMSAAHGLRLPSSLEADWPVTFETRDERGWFRFQSLYDAARACVRGEADMRRIVREAALDDGAEGSRWLEIQVDPTSYAPFVGGITPALEIVLDEAAAVSREPGAAQVGVIVAASRMRHELESRTLARLASRYAGEGPGAVVGFGLSNDERRGETESFAPAFAIARRAGLTLVPHAGELLGPDAVERTLTSLQPDRLGHGVRSVEDPRTLDRLVADGVALEVCPGSNLSLGVYDELEDVPLRQLVDAGATVALGADDPLIFGSRLQAQYEVARLLAFTDAELAELARGSLRASRAPAEVRETAYADIDAWLTADPTSSDDRAAPGSQAP; this is encoded by the coding sequence GTGAGCACGACCCCTTCCACCTCGGGCACCCCGCGCGACACTGCGACGCTGCCCAAGGCGCACTTGCACCTTCACTTCACCGGGTCCATGCGGATCGAGACCGTCCGCGAGATGTCAGCAGCTCACGGGCTGCGGCTCCCGTCCTCGCTCGAAGCGGACTGGCCGGTGACCTTCGAGACCCGCGACGAACGTGGGTGGTTCCGCTTCCAGAGCCTGTATGACGCGGCGCGGGCCTGCGTGCGAGGCGAGGCCGACATGCGTCGGATCGTGCGTGAGGCGGCCCTCGACGACGGCGCGGAGGGATCGCGGTGGCTCGAGATCCAGGTCGACCCGACGTCCTACGCACCCTTCGTCGGCGGGATCACTCCAGCTCTCGAGATCGTGCTCGACGAGGCTGCCGCGGTGTCCCGTGAGCCCGGCGCCGCGCAGGTGGGTGTGATCGTCGCAGCCTCGCGCATGCGCCACGAGCTCGAGTCGCGCACCTTGGCCCGCCTTGCTTCTCGGTATGCCGGTGAGGGACCGGGTGCCGTCGTGGGCTTCGGTCTGAGCAACGACGAGAGGCGTGGGGAGACGGAGTCCTTTGCGCCGGCTTTTGCCATCGCGCGGCGGGCGGGCCTGACGCTGGTGCCGCACGCCGGCGAGCTGTTGGGGCCGGATGCTGTCGAACGAACCTTGACGTCGTTGCAGCCCGATCGGCTGGGGCACGGGGTGCGGTCGGTCGAGGATCCACGGACCCTGGATCGGCTGGTGGCCGATGGTGTGGCCCTGGAGGTGTGCCCCGGAAGCAACCTCTCGCTCGGGGTCTATGACGAGCTGGAGGACGTGCCGCTGCGACAACTCGTCGACGCGGGAGCGACTGTGGCGCTGGGGGCCGATGACCCGTTGATCTTCGGGTCGCGGCTGCAGGCGCAGTATGAAGTGGCTCGGCTGCTCGCGTTCACCGACGCCGAACTGGCCGAGCTCGCGCGCGGGTCCCTGCGGGCGTCGCGCGCACCGGCAGAGGTGCGGGAGACGGCATACGCCGACATCGACGCCTGGCTGACGGCCGACCCGACCTCGTCGGACGACCGAGCCGCTCCCGGGTCGCAGGCCCCGTAG